Part of the Xanthomonas sp. SI genome is shown below.
TGGCCGACGCCGCCTTCGCCTGGTACGAGGGCGGCGATGTCGCCCGCGCGCGCAGCCTGGCCGCGCAGGTGCAGCCGCGCCAGCTGTCGGGCCTGAGCAAGGTGCGGCTGGCCCTGGTCAACGCCGAGCTGGCGTTGGTCGACCGGCAGCCCGCGCAGGCGCTGCAGGCGCTGGGCAGCGATCCGCAGGCGGTGCCGCAGAACCTGCGCGCGCGCTGGCACCTGGCCCGCGCGCAGGCGCTGGAAGGCACCGGCGACGCCACCGCGGCGCTGGACGAACGCGCCCGCGCCGATATCGGCCTGACCGGTCAGGCGCGCAGCGACAACCAGCGCGCCATCGTGCGCCAGTTGGCGGCCTTGAACGACGCCACCCTGCAGGCGCGCGCCGCCGCGCTGCCGGCCGGCGATCCGCTGTACAACTTCGCTGGGCGCGCGCTGATCAGCCGCGGCCTGGCGCTGCCGCGGCCGTTCGACCGCGGCGAGCAGTGGGGCTTCGACACCAGCAAGCGGCCGCCGGCCGAGCGCGACGGCTACCGCCCGCCGGCCAAGCTGGCGGTGCTGCTGCCGCTGAGCGGCACCCTGGCGACCGCGGCCGCGCCGGTACGCGACGGCCTGCTCGCCGGCTACTACGGCGAGACCCGGCGCCGCCCGGAGATCAACTTCATCGACACCACCGGCACCGCGGCCGGCGCGCTGGCCGCGTACCAGAAGGCGATCGACAGTGGCGCCGACTTCGTGGTCGGTCCGCTCGGACGCGACGAGGTCAGCGCGCTGTTCGCGCGCGACGCGCTGCCGGTGCCGCTGCTGGCGCTGAACCGCGGCACCAGCGCGCCGCCCGCCGGCAGCGCCGGCTTCTCGCTGGCGCCGGAAGACGACGGCATCGCCGCCGCCGAGTACCTGCTGGCGCACGAGCGCCGCAACGCGCTGGTGATCGGCAGCAACGACGACAACGGCCGCCGCGCGGTGGCCGCGTTCCGCGAGCGCTTCAGCGAGCGCGGCGGCAAGGTCGCGGCCAGCGTCAGCGTGGCCGAGGTGCCGGGCGATGTCGGCGCGCAGCTGCGCAACGCCGGCGCTGCCGACGCGGTGTTCCTGGCGGTGAAGGGCGGCACCGCGCGCGCGCTGGCGCCGCAACTGGCGC
Proteins encoded:
- a CDS encoding penicillin-binding protein activator, encoding MNKRFARISALSLLALLFAGCATTSVTQSASSPAQSAALALLDQGKPREAAQQLEAQAATATGSERNQLLADAAFAWYEGGDVARARSLAAQVQPRQLSGLSKVRLALVNAELALVDRQPAQALQALGSDPQAVPQNLRARWHLARAQALEGTGDATAALDERARADIGLTGQARSDNQRAIVRQLAALNDATLQARAAALPAGDPLYNFAGRALISRGLALPRPFDRGEQWGFDTSKRPPAERDGYRPPAKLAVLLPLSGTLATAAAPVRDGLLAGYYGETRRRPEINFIDTTGTAAGALAAYQKAIDSGADFVVGPLGRDEVSALFARDALPVPLLALNRGTSAPPAGSAGFSLAPEDDGIAAAEYLLAHERRNALVIGSNDDNGRRAVAAFRERFSERGGKVAASVSVAEVPGDVGAQLRNAGAADAVFLAVKGGTARALAPQLALAGFAGKSRVATSQLVLGTGKPEDDLVLDGIAYPSELWNVRGVGGLPAATSVAETLPTARGPGARLFAFGYDAWQISAYLEKLATGAEANLRGATGVLHLDGFGNILRTPAWSTFSGGRATPLPDGR